In one window of Allorhodopirellula heiligendammensis DNA:
- a CDS encoding ATPase domain-containing protein yields the protein MAASNLQTKISSGISALDDILHGGLISDRMYLIEGMPGTGKTTLALQFLLEGARQGDRGLYVTLSETKEELEGVAQSHGWSLNNVDIHELVGNDGGDSARLQYTMFEPAEIELGTTVDAVLERVNQLQPKRVIFDSLSEMRLLSQGSLRYRRQILALKQFFVGRGCTVLLLDDYSGTDDQHLQSIAHGVIRLEHLLSDYGGERRRLRIIKHRGTGFIGGAHDVRLVRGGLKVYPREVPPDTHATVETSLIDSGNREFDELLGGGLNAGTSALLLGPAGVGKSSMALQFAISAAKRNERSVLFQFEESRQSLFARAEGLGFDLQKHFDEGLIQIINLSPGEITPSEFACLVRDTIQLDNHGRHVGIVAIDSINGYLNSMPHEKFLIIQMHEMLQFLGERGILTLVVVAQHGMLGQTMATPVDASYLADSVVLFRYFEARGEIRQAISVLKKRTGRHERTIREFKLSSRGIEIGPPLNKFSGILTGVPVFTGEHEALIEKENR from the coding sequence ATGGCGGCGTCAAATTTGCAAACCAAGATAAGCAGCGGCATTTCAGCGCTGGACGATATCCTTCATGGGGGATTGATTTCCGATCGGATGTATTTGATCGAAGGGATGCCTGGTACTGGTAAAACCACCCTGGCACTGCAATTCTTGCTAGAGGGAGCCCGCCAAGGCGACCGGGGACTCTATGTCACGCTCTCGGAAACCAAGGAGGAACTCGAAGGCGTCGCCCAGTCGCACGGATGGTCGCTTAACAATGTCGACATCCACGAATTGGTAGGCAACGACGGCGGTGATTCAGCACGCTTGCAGTACACGATGTTCGAGCCAGCGGAGATCGAGCTCGGCACGACCGTTGACGCCGTTTTGGAACGAGTCAATCAACTGCAACCTAAACGGGTTATTTTCGATTCGCTGTCAGAAATGCGTTTGCTGTCTCAAGGATCGCTTCGTTACCGCCGACAAATACTCGCGCTCAAGCAATTCTTCGTAGGACGCGGCTGCACCGTACTTTTACTGGACGACTATTCGGGGACCGACGACCAACACTTACAAAGCATCGCCCATGGTGTCATCCGGTTAGAACATCTGCTGTCGGACTATGGCGGCGAGCGGCGACGTTTGAGAATCATCAAGCATCGCGGAACAGGATTTATAGGGGGGGCTCACGACGTGCGCCTCGTTCGAGGAGGCTTAAAGGTATATCCGCGTGAAGTGCCCCCTGACACACATGCCACTGTCGAGACGTCTCTGATTGATAGTGGAAACCGAGAATTTGATGAATTACTCGGAGGCGGTCTCAACGCCGGCACGAGTGCCCTGCTGCTCGGCCCCGCTGGTGTGGGGAAATCATCCATGGCCTTGCAATTCGCCATTTCGGCTGCCAAACGAAACGAACGCTCGGTTTTGTTTCAGTTTGAGGAAAGCAGGCAGTCCTTGTTCGCTCGTGCCGAAGGTTTGGGTTTTGATTTACAAAAGCACTTCGACGAAGGCCTGATTCAAATCATCAATTTGAGTCCAGGTGAAATAACTCCGAGCGAATTTGCTTGCTTGGTCCGTGACACAATACAACTTGATAATCACGGACGCCACGTTGGTATCGTCGCGATCGACAGCATCAATGGCTACCTCAACTCCATGCCACATGAAAAGTTCTTGATTATTCAAATGCATGAGATGCTACAATTCCTTGGTGAGCGGGGCATTCTAACACTAGTCGTCGTCGCCCAACATGGAATGTTGGGACAAACGATGGCCACTCCCGTCGACGCCAGTTACCTGGCAGACTCCGTGGTACTTTTTCGATATTTCGAGGCAAGAGGTGAAATTCGACAGGCAATTTCAGTTCTCAAGAAGCGAACGGGACGGCACGAACGAACGATTCGTGAATTCAAGCTCAGCAGCCGCGGCATTGAAATTGGTCCGCCCCTGAATAAGTTCTCAGGCATTCTGACCGGTGTACCTGTTTTCACCGGCGAGCACGAGGCGTTGATCGAAAAAGAGAATCGTTGA
- a CDS encoding esterase/lipase family protein, translating to MAAFSSTIHVSSQVPITAGEVVVTVPGLLAGRQSMRRLDGRLQEVGYRTQHWHYRSLRGSMVHHAARLSEDLCELAESSQVCRIHLVTHSMGSVIARAAIHKSGLERRWAAKAGRIVMMAPPNGGSRLTRIPLGPFASSFPQLCELSEAPDSYVRQLPSLQHMSVGVIAAERDFVVTVEATHLPGQRDHAVLPTTHQRLISHPEAIEMSMRFLKSEHFARNSTTTSVRYSTRQCRIDRAAA from the coding sequence ATGGCTGCCTTTTCGTCCACCATCCACGTGAGTTCGCAGGTCCCGATCACCGCGGGTGAGGTTGTCGTCACCGTTCCCGGCCTGCTGGCTGGACGGCAAAGCATGCGACGGCTCGACGGTCGCCTGCAAGAAGTCGGCTACCGAACGCAACATTGGCACTACCGGAGCCTCCGCGGGTCGATGGTCCACCATGCCGCGCGGCTCAGTGAAGACCTGTGTGAGTTGGCGGAATCCTCACAGGTTTGCCGGATCCATCTGGTCACGCACTCCATGGGTAGCGTGATCGCCAGAGCGGCGATCCATAAATCGGGACTCGAGCGTCGATGGGCCGCCAAGGCCGGCCGGATCGTGATGATGGCGCCGCCCAACGGCGGATCGCGGTTAACACGGATTCCACTCGGCCCGTTTGCGTCCTCATTCCCCCAGCTCTGTGAATTGTCCGAAGCGCCCGACAGCTATGTCCGACAACTGCCGTCGCTGCAGCACATGTCGGTGGGCGTGATCGCTGCCGAACGTGATTTCGTGGTCACCGTCGAAGCGACCCACCTGCCGGGCCAACGTGATCACGCGGTTCTGCCGACGACTCACCAGCGGTTGATATCGCATCCCGAGGCCATCGAGATGTCAATGAGGTTTTTAAAAAGTGAGCATTTCGCGAGGAATTCGACCACGACCTCGGTGCGATATTCCACTCGACAATGTCGCATCGACCGCGCTGCAGCCTAG
- the lepB gene encoding signal peptidase I yields the protein MPQPTAAATEKTTDPTPQEQWDAMPLLQQRAAVFRVQGLRETAEAIVVAFVLALLFRAFIAEAFVIPTGSMAPALMGAHKDVFCPECGQEFPIGASLENRNDATEHVVVGGICPNCRYVYPLDLKNNSGDATFSGDRILVSKFAYALGDPERWDVIVFKVPINPKQNYIKRLVGLPNETLTIMHGDIYAQPGTPPEDAEPTVGKPGDPLGEILRKPPEKLLAMKSMVYDSDHQPAALIDADYPTRLQPWSPGATSPPTDSWAVEHSETGLVAKVDAPAETAQWLRYFHRWPTQDQWDNAQKGLSLAGVDPYQSRLITDFYAYDAYLFVDADRVYDLKPSAAGTSRVQRLLGSSRSGGVFRPSYDSGASLDQFRNHLHYGGSGYAGDGAHWVGDLIVQADVEIATGTESLTLEIVEAGVQFRCEFDLATGKAQLTINDGQPRPGAFDAGARQGAVNPTATTDVVAGSRHSIRFSNCDNQLLLWVDGDVVAFDGPTTYDLSSFLQPEDVRPVYNGPGDPRDAAPVGIAVQGGSATLHRVTIDRDKYYIATTDGNQMLDYDMASLNEYAGANVRVEEIQAVMAEPKVWDEFPGWATRRRVTFPIGEDQFFPMGDNSPESLDARCWAGTKLRYGADRSVDPDSYRFANAAFVPRDLLVGKALAIFWPHPWPTPVPFTPNFQRMRLIR from the coding sequence ATGCCTCAACCTACCGCTGCCGCGACCGAAAAGACGACTGATCCCACTCCTCAGGAGCAGTGGGATGCGATGCCGCTGTTGCAGCAGCGTGCGGCCGTATTTCGTGTCCAGGGACTGCGAGAAACCGCCGAAGCGATTGTGGTTGCATTCGTTCTGGCGCTGCTGTTCCGGGCGTTTATCGCCGAAGCGTTCGTGATTCCGACCGGTTCGATGGCACCGGCTCTAATGGGGGCCCACAAAGACGTTTTCTGCCCCGAGTGTGGCCAAGAATTCCCGATCGGGGCGAGCCTCGAGAATCGCAATGACGCGACCGAGCACGTGGTTGTCGGTGGCATCTGTCCCAATTGCCGCTACGTTTATCCGTTGGATCTAAAAAACAATTCGGGGGACGCTACCTTCAGCGGCGACCGAATTCTCGTTAGCAAGTTTGCCTACGCGTTAGGCGATCCCGAACGTTGGGACGTGATCGTATTCAAGGTCCCGATCAACCCGAAACAAAACTACATCAAGCGGCTCGTCGGACTTCCGAATGAGACCTTAACGATCATGCACGGCGATATCTATGCGCAGCCGGGCACACCACCAGAAGATGCCGAGCCAACCGTGGGGAAACCTGGCGATCCGCTGGGAGAAATCTTGCGCAAGCCACCCGAAAAGCTGCTGGCGATGAAGAGCATGGTGTACGACTCGGACCACCAACCTGCGGCTCTGATCGATGCCGACTATCCCACCCGACTGCAACCATGGAGCCCCGGCGCGACGAGTCCTCCCACGGACTCGTGGGCGGTGGAGCATTCGGAAACCGGTTTAGTTGCGAAGGTCGACGCCCCCGCCGAAACCGCTCAATGGCTGCGGTACTTTCATCGGTGGCCGACCCAAGATCAGTGGGATAACGCCCAGAAAGGTCTCTCGTTAGCGGGAGTGGATCCATACCAATCACGTTTAATCACGGATTTCTATGCGTACGACGCCTATTTGTTCGTCGATGCCGATCGCGTGTATGACCTCAAACCATCGGCAGCGGGCACCTCGCGGGTGCAGAGATTGCTGGGGAGTTCTCGCAGCGGGGGTGTGTTTCGCCCGAGTTACGATTCTGGCGCGAGTCTCGATCAGTTTCGTAATCATCTCCACTACGGAGGATCAGGATATGCCGGCGATGGCGCACACTGGGTGGGCGATTTGATCGTACAAGCCGATGTGGAAATCGCGACGGGTACGGAATCACTGACGTTGGAAATCGTCGAGGCGGGGGTGCAGTTTCGCTGCGAATTTGATTTGGCGACAGGCAAGGCTCAACTGACAATCAACGATGGTCAACCTCGTCCGGGTGCCTTTGATGCCGGCGCCCGCCAGGGTGCCGTGAACCCCACTGCCACCACGGATGTCGTTGCGGGCAGCCGTCATTCCATCCGCTTCAGCAATTGTGACAACCAATTGCTATTGTGGGTCGATGGGGACGTTGTCGCCTTTGATGGCCCGACAACCTACGATCTTTCCAGCTTCTTACAGCCCGAAGACGTGCGGCCGGTCTACAACGGTCCTGGCGATCCGAGAGATGCAGCGCCCGTGGGGATCGCGGTCCAAGGTGGCTCTGCCACGCTGCATCGCGTTACGATCGATCGCGACAAGTACTACATCGCCACGACCGATGGCAACCAGATGTTGGACTATGACATGGCGTCGCTCAACGAGTATGCGGGAGCCAACGTACGTGTCGAAGAAATTCAGGCGGTCATGGCAGAACCCAAGGTCTGGGACGAATTCCCCGGCTGGGCAACCCGGCGCCGAGTCACCTTTCCGATTGGCGAAGATCAGTTTTTCCCCATGGGCGACAACAGCCCAGAGAGCCTGGACGCGAGATGCTGGGCAGGGACCAAACTGCGTTACGGGGCGGATCGAAGCGTGGATCCTGACTCTTACCGCTTCGCCAACGCCGCCTTCGTGCCGCGGGACCTGTTAGTGGGCAAGGCACTGGCGATTTTTTGGCCCCATCCATGGCCGACCCCGGTGCCATTCACCCCTAATTTTCAGCGTATGCGTCTGATTCGTTGA
- a CDS encoding esterase/lipase family protein, with protein sequence MVVQTPTALSNIENRNRLVPVGLAVVFAACLLVGCRPTWLPTRSLKNATSRSTAVGIADQLADTLAAHEPIEVIKRELADAQQLHADSDPRCTERFLIANRLAWATTTDVSLTDAEQRNAAAAMYHESLRGFIESAQRFGQLDPVNGIHLNTANGDVSIPIVYHGFAWTAEDFNQWLPVGKYHDDHLTCQHKRSGWGVPLVVLRSRAEQERFMIPQMPFAATVMLRELPVDGDQESSETAPDRVLEVFNPLVHSELPRDAGGETPLAGDLSAPIAWLSNNTPHLNYEGFMHPDRMQRNGQLIMLEPYQPGKIPLVLVHGLASDPRTWNGLINELRMTDWFNSRYQIWLFGYPTGRPFLSSAAELRRECGDAIASFTEQTGDPALKRSVVIGHSMGGLLTKLQVVNSGSNLWESFANRPITSLKTDQQMHDYLTDLFFFESSPFVQRAIFIGTPHGGSPIADEWIGQLASHLVKRSHDRSDEYNHFLAGNREAITPFYARQIPTSIHMLKPTDPTLQVMRRLPLAPHVRLHSVIGNGRMMLNGGPADGVVPVVSARHQGADSERIVATTHRRLQSHPDTVAEVLRILKLHLDEPTELSDAETPAGLSYEVCRQSDLGTPADIANPVR encoded by the coding sequence ATGGTCGTCCAAACCCCTACTGCACTCAGCAATATCGAGAATCGAAATCGACTCGTACCTGTCGGTCTCGCCGTTGTTTTTGCCGCGTGCTTGCTGGTTGGTTGCCGACCGACGTGGCTTCCGACACGATCTCTCAAAAATGCGACGTCTCGCTCAACTGCTGTCGGTATAGCGGATCAGCTGGCCGACACACTCGCTGCGCACGAACCGATCGAGGTGATCAAGCGTGAGCTTGCGGATGCGCAGCAGCTCCATGCTGACTCGGATCCGCGTTGCACTGAGCGTTTCCTGATTGCCAATCGTCTGGCCTGGGCAACCACGACTGACGTCTCGCTCACCGATGCCGAACAGCGAAATGCGGCCGCCGCGATGTACCACGAAAGCCTGCGTGGGTTCATTGAATCAGCTCAGCGATTCGGACAGCTCGATCCAGTCAACGGCATTCATTTGAATACTGCAAATGGTGACGTGTCGATTCCTATTGTCTACCACGGATTCGCGTGGACGGCCGAAGACTTTAATCAGTGGTTGCCTGTGGGCAAATATCATGATGACCATTTGACCTGCCAGCACAAACGATCGGGTTGGGGAGTGCCCCTCGTCGTGCTACGGTCTCGAGCTGAGCAAGAGCGATTCATGATTCCTCAAATGCCGTTTGCAGCAACGGTGATGTTGCGGGAGCTACCAGTTGACGGTGACCAAGAATCTTCCGAAACAGCTCCCGACCGAGTCCTCGAGGTTTTTAATCCACTGGTTCACTCGGAACTGCCTAGGGACGCGGGAGGCGAAACTCCTTTGGCAGGCGATCTCTCGGCACCCATTGCTTGGCTGAGCAACAATACACCCCATCTGAATTACGAGGGCTTCATGCATCCTGATCGGATGCAACGAAATGGCCAATTGATCATGCTCGAGCCCTACCAGCCCGGTAAAATTCCACTGGTCCTGGTACACGGGTTGGCGTCGGATCCGCGCACTTGGAATGGGTTGATCAACGAACTCCGCATGACCGATTGGTTCAATTCCCGTTACCAGATTTGGTTGTTTGGCTATCCAACAGGCCGTCCGTTTCTTAGCTCCGCTGCCGAGCTGAGACGCGAATGTGGCGATGCGATTGCATCATTCACCGAACAGACAGGCGACCCTGCATTGAAACGCAGTGTCGTGATCGGTCACAGCATGGGGGGATTGCTGACGAAGTTACAGGTCGTCAATAGCGGCTCCAATCTTTGGGAGTCTTTTGCAAATCGTCCTATCACATCGCTGAAGACGGATCAGCAGATGCACGATTATCTCACGGACTTGTTTTTCTTCGAGTCATCACCCTTTGTCCAACGAGCTATTTTCATTGGCACCCCGCATGGTGGCTCACCCATTGCAGACGAGTGGATCGGTCAACTCGCCTCTCATCTTGTGAAACGATCCCACGACCGTTCTGACGAATACAACCACTTTCTCGCGGGTAATCGAGAGGCGATCACCCCGTTCTATGCCAGGCAGATCCCCACCAGCATTCATATGTTGAAGCCGACCGATCCGACGCTTCAAGTGATGCGACGACTGCCACTTGCGCCCCATGTCCGACTACATTCAGTGATCGGAAACGGGCGGATGATGCTCAATGGTGGACCAGCAGATGGGGTCGTGCCAGTCGTGAGTGCTCGTCATCAGGGTGCCGATAGCGAGCGCATTGTGGCGACAACGCATCGGCGTTTGCAAAGCCACCCTGACACAGTTGCCGAGGTGCTCCGCATCTTAAAACTGCATCTCGACGAACCCACGGAGCTTTCCGATGCAGAGACGCCGGCTGGCCTGTCGTACGAAGTATGTCGACAGAGTGACCTCGGTACTCCAGCCGACATTGCTAACCCCGTTCGGTGA
- a CDS encoding isochorismatase family protein — protein MNTQRIAILLSVSFAIMANSMLAANDLTLNLRSRATAGSDPSVRRVTWEPSRTAMIICDMWDDHWCKSAASRVNEMAPALNDAVNAARRQGVFIIHAPSSVVSFYADSAQRKLAQTAPFAQPPIELATASRWGTAWCWTDADHEGVLPIDDSDMGCSCEAKKCEIREAWSRQNELIQIADGDAITDNAQEAFNLLAERNIDNVILCGVHLNMCVLGRPVGIRQMVKLGKHVALMRDLTDTMYNPERPPGVDHFTGTDLVIDHVEKFWCPSFVSTDITGTPAFVFAEDTRPGDSQRH, from the coding sequence ATGAACACTCAACGAATCGCAATCCTGTTGTCGGTGTCTTTTGCCATCATGGCGAACTCCATGCTGGCGGCTAATGACTTGACACTCAATTTACGCAGTAGAGCTACGGCCGGTTCCGATCCGAGCGTCCGACGCGTGACGTGGGAACCATCACGAACGGCAATGATCATTTGCGATATGTGGGATGACCATTGGTGCAAGTCGGCGGCAAGCAGGGTCAACGAAATGGCACCTGCGCTCAACGATGCCGTCAATGCTGCTAGGCGACAGGGCGTTTTCATCATTCACGCGCCTAGCAGCGTCGTTAGTTTTTATGCCGATAGCGCTCAACGTAAGTTAGCGCAGACGGCACCGTTCGCTCAGCCACCCATCGAGCTTGCAACAGCGAGTCGCTGGGGCACAGCGTGGTGCTGGACGGATGCCGACCATGAAGGGGTGCTGCCTATCGATGACTCAGACATGGGCTGTAGTTGTGAAGCTAAAAAATGTGAGATACGTGAGGCATGGAGTCGCCAGAATGAATTGATTCAGATTGCTGACGGTGATGCCATCACCGATAACGCGCAGGAAGCGTTCAACCTCCTCGCCGAGCGAAACATCGATAACGTGATTCTATGTGGCGTCCACCTCAACATGTGCGTACTCGGGCGTCCTGTTGGCATCCGACAAATGGTCAAACTCGGCAAGCACGTCGCCCTGATGCGTGATTTGACCGACACGATGTACAATCCCGAACGCCCACCGGGAGTCGATCACTTTACCGGTACCGACCTGGTAATTGACCACGTCGAGAAGTTCTGGTGCCCCTCATTTGTCAGCACAGACATCACGGGCACGCCTGCGTTTGTATTCGCGGAGGATACGCGACCTGGAGATTCACAGCGTCACTAG
- a CDS encoding Ig-like domain-containing protein has protein sequence MRLVLLTALWACCIASSNVIADDSLTLEAAPAVVIQTIPVAGDGAVSPDVKEIRVVFSKDMKDGSWSWSTVTKDSFPALAGKPRYTDKRTCVLPVKLQPETTYGIWLNSSKFGEFRDAEGTSAIPYLLVFRTTK, from the coding sequence ATGCGTCTCGTCTTACTCACTGCGCTGTGGGCTTGTTGTATTGCGTCATCCAACGTCATCGCCGACGATTCACTTACCCTGGAGGCGGCTCCAGCAGTCGTCATCCAGACGATCCCGGTGGCGGGTGATGGGGCGGTAAGTCCTGATGTGAAAGAAATCAGGGTTGTGTTTAGCAAAGACATGAAGGACGGGTCGTGGTCTTGGTCGACAGTGACCAAAGATTCGTTCCCGGCGCTCGCTGGTAAGCCTAGATACACCGACAAACGCACCTGCGTACTGCCCGTCAAACTGCAACCGGAGACAACCTATGGTATCTGGCTCAATAGCAGCAAATTTGGTGAGTTCCGGGACGCTGAGGGTACCTCAGCGATCCCCTACCTGCTTGTCTTTCGGACGACGAAGTAG
- a CDS encoding polyketide synthase — translation MHPKLQSLLSRLRNRVRRYIVWDSLLAVAAAILTAFWIAFLIDYLPVRIGGTEMPRSARAVVLIATIALTGILLWRFLISPMRRRLPDDSLALLIERQHPELGGRLVTAVQLGETPRAGDAHSATFMKEVLQEAEQQVSRVDLSRVFRTEPIRQKLMLVVPLLLAALIMAVASPHTFARAISRLTLWSDSPWPRRAALEMVGIEVPIIAATENDEGATRLVEFEDRVVRLARGSNATLRIRAAGDEHGHQIPSLCTVSYVDGEGKRGQSNLRRVGRVVDGYQSFVLDGPPLASLAGSVSLTIRGLDDRLSDYRIEAVDPPAIADMRMQVRYPDYLRVFSVDQQYDQQLNYQAGVRVREGSSLTLVGRTSSPIGEVDVVLSGDDIDARRSVSANPENAVASAPATTPPEGSNAAELVPVQIAEDAMSFTLQLDDVRSPTSIRIVPRDAEGISAQAAYRYFVGVVRDEPPTTTMKLSGIGSAITPIAYLPITATATDDYGVDEMTVTMRVRNQAEQEQGGEAPSSSPITAPTQASSLGEQEYMVAPELDRDGQAELAIDLRELVDQEVLPSVVPGATVIIGTAARDRFNLGTEHVTQGELVRLQVVTPETLLATLERRELEFRSRLEQAIDETRRLRQSLTAIQGEATEVIGELTSDSNAGDASSTASPDGSDTKSDDSDAANRTGEAEREDFRSRQRVQLRIRQAGLQAAKSTDELAGIVAGLDDLVLEMINNRIDSVDRRERLEQGVRMPLDTVVEEPFPRLGRQIVELERILMSTADPEESENGSVSTVGQMEQAVQEAVATNDEILLQLSAVLEKMLDLESFNEILDLMRGLIEDQESLLDETEDEQKNRVLDLFK, via the coding sequence ATGCATCCGAAACTGCAATCACTGTTATCGCGACTGCGAAATCGAGTGCGTCGGTACATCGTGTGGGATTCGTTGTTGGCTGTTGCCGCAGCGATTCTCACGGCGTTTTGGATCGCCTTTCTGATTGATTACCTACCGGTCCGGATTGGTGGCACGGAGATGCCACGGTCGGCCCGAGCGGTCGTTTTGATTGCGACGATAGCTCTGACGGGCATTCTGTTGTGGCGTTTTCTGATTTCACCGATGCGTCGGAGGCTGCCCGATGATTCATTGGCGCTATTGATTGAACGCCAGCATCCGGAACTTGGTGGGCGGTTGGTGACGGCGGTGCAATTGGGCGAGACACCCCGAGCGGGCGACGCGCACAGTGCGACCTTCATGAAAGAGGTACTGCAGGAAGCGGAGCAGCAAGTCTCGCGTGTGGATCTGAGCCGAGTCTTCCGCACCGAACCCATCCGTCAGAAACTGATGCTGGTGGTACCACTCCTACTCGCGGCCCTGATCATGGCGGTTGCCAGCCCGCACACCTTCGCGAGGGCGATCAGTCGACTGACGCTATGGTCGGATTCCCCGTGGCCCCGCCGCGCCGCCCTGGAGATGGTTGGGATCGAAGTGCCCATCATCGCTGCGACCGAGAATGACGAGGGTGCGACACGGTTGGTCGAGTTCGAAGATCGGGTGGTGCGATTAGCGCGGGGGAGCAACGCGACTCTCCGCATTCGTGCGGCTGGTGACGAGCACGGACATCAAATCCCTTCGCTCTGCACGGTGTCCTACGTCGATGGAGAGGGTAAACGAGGGCAGAGTAATCTGCGCCGTGTCGGTCGCGTCGTTGATGGCTATCAGTCATTCGTTTTGGATGGGCCGCCATTGGCCTCGCTTGCAGGATCCGTTTCACTGACGATTCGCGGACTCGACGACCGACTGAGTGACTACCGCATCGAAGCAGTCGATCCACCTGCGATCGCGGACATGCGCATGCAAGTTCGGTATCCCGACTACCTACGGGTGTTTTCGGTCGACCAACAGTACGACCAGCAACTCAACTATCAAGCCGGCGTGCGAGTTCGCGAGGGCAGCTCGCTGACCTTAGTGGGACGCACGAGCTCACCGATCGGCGAAGTCGACGTCGTTCTGTCTGGCGACGACATCGATGCCCGGCGGTCCGTTTCCGCGAACCCTGAGAATGCGGTGGCATCGGCCCCAGCCACCACTCCGCCTGAGGGATCCAACGCGGCGGAGTTAGTACCGGTACAGATTGCTGAGGACGCGATGAGCTTTACCCTGCAACTGGACGACGTTCGCAGCCCCACATCCATCCGTATTGTCCCTCGGGATGCGGAAGGAATCTCCGCGCAGGCCGCCTATCGGTATTTTGTCGGGGTTGTGCGTGACGAACCGCCTACAACCACGATGAAGTTGTCCGGCATTGGAAGTGCGATCACACCGATCGCGTATCTGCCTATAACGGCCACTGCTACCGATGACTATGGCGTCGATGAGATGACCGTCACGATGCGTGTCCGCAATCAGGCCGAGCAGGAGCAGGGAGGCGAGGCGCCAAGCTCATCACCGATCACCGCACCGACCCAAGCCTCGTCCCTGGGTGAGCAGGAGTACATGGTCGCTCCCGAGCTCGACCGAGATGGCCAAGCTGAGTTGGCGATCGACCTGCGGGAACTCGTCGATCAGGAGGTCCTCCCATCCGTCGTACCTGGCGCGACAGTGATCATCGGTACTGCCGCTCGAGACCGATTCAATTTAGGAACCGAGCATGTGACGCAGGGTGAGCTGGTACGCCTGCAGGTGGTCACGCCCGAAACGCTGCTGGCGACACTGGAACGAAGGGAGCTGGAGTTCCGTTCTAGGCTCGAACAAGCCATCGACGAGACTCGTCGTCTGCGGCAGAGCTTGACCGCAATTCAAGGTGAAGCCACCGAAGTGATCGGTGAGCTAACGAGCGATTCCAATGCGGGCGATGCCAGTTCCACAGCGTCGCCCGATGGATCCGATACTAAATCCGACGATTCAGACGCGGCAAACCGAACCGGTGAAGCTGAGCGGGAGGATTTTCGTTCACGACAACGCGTACAGCTGCGGATCCGACAAGCTGGATTGCAAGCGGCCAAGTCGACTGACGAACTCGCAGGCATCGTCGCCGGATTGGACGATTTGGTGCTGGAAATGATCAACAATCGCATCGATTCGGTCGACCGTCGCGAACGTCTCGAACAAGGTGTCCGGATGCCGCTCGATACCGTTGTGGAGGAACCTTTCCCGCGTTTAGGACGTCAAATAGTCGAATTGGAACGCATTTTGATGTCGACAGCCGATCCCGAGGAAAGCGAAAATGGGAGCGTGTCAACGGTTGGTCAAATGGAGCAAGCAGTGCAGGAGGCCGTCGCTACCAACGACGAAATCTTACTGCAACTGTCTGCCGTCCTGGAAAAAATGCTGGACTTGGAGAGTTTTAACGAGATATTAGACCTGATGCGCGGATTGATCGAGGATCAAGAAAGTTTATTGGACGAAACTGAGGACGAGCAAAAGAATCGCGTCTTGGATCTGTTTAAATAA
- a CDS encoding PH domain-containing protein, translated as MTEPTSSPPVERSVRSQSVESDRQPSVYRSAIDWWVGLLLVLPILFAVVLGIVLIFNDRAADASSMFLTAAAILIVTAIFAAPCRYTFLTDALSIRCGVICYQIPYDAIQGVNRSSTLRSGPALSLRRVAIQTDRREYIISPVHRERFINELKSRLPA; from the coding sequence GTGACTGAACCCACTTCATCTCCGCCCGTTGAGCGATCTGTTCGGTCGCAGTCCGTCGAATCAGATCGTCAACCGAGCGTCTATCGCTCGGCAATAGATTGGTGGGTGGGATTACTACTCGTGTTGCCGATCCTGTTTGCAGTGGTGCTTGGCATCGTACTGATATTCAACGATCGGGCTGCTGATGCATCGAGTATGTTTTTGACAGCGGCGGCAATTCTAATCGTGACGGCAATATTTGCAGCGCCGTGCCGCTATACGTTTCTAACCGACGCCTTATCTATCCGCTGCGGCGTGATCTGCTATCAGATACCCTACGACGCGATCCAGGGCGTCAACCGATCATCGACCTTACGTAGCGGTCCCGCTCTATCGTTACGGCGAGTGGCCATTCAAACCGATCGACGTGAGTACATCATCTCACCTGTTCACCGCGAGCGGTTTATCAACGAGCTGAAGAGCCGACTGCCCGCATAG